ACTCGGCAAGGAAGATGCCTTTGTCGAGCACTGGCGCAATCGCAACAGTTATCTCGGCGAAGTGCCGGGTTTCATCAGTTTCAACCTGCTGCGCGGCGACACCAACGCAGAGCGCACCTTGTTTGCCTCGCACACGATTTGGGAATCGGAACAGGCCTTTGCCGACTGGACGCAGTCCGAGGCTTTCCGCAAGGCGCACATG
The DNA window shown above is from Quatrionicoccus australiensis and carries:
- a CDS encoding antibiotic biosynthesis monooxygenase family protein, which produces MFLAMNRFRIALGKEDAFVEHWRNRNSYLGEVPGFISFNLLRGDTNAERTLFASHTIWESEQAFADWTQSEAFRKAHMAAGHSPRDFYLGLPLLELFEAVL